The sequence below is a genomic window from Actinokineospora baliensis.
CAGGCGCACCAGAACGAGGCGCTGGCACACGCCGTCGCGGTGTGGTCCGGCTGGGCGGACGACATGCTCGCCGCCACCTCCATGAACGGCCGGGCGCAGTACTGGCGAAACGTGTGCGCGGGAGCGGTGCACCACCACGAGATGATCGCTACCCAGCTCGGTAGGCTTGAGCCGCTCGAACCGCAGAAAGCATTGCGGCACTGGGCCGAACTCCCGTTGTGGCCAAGCGACACCGCAGCCGTGCGGTAGCGGTCAACCGGCCAGCTCGTGGAAGATTGCCTCGCTGAACCACCATGCTGCCGCGGTCGGTTGCCAATCGGCCACGGCCTCCGGTTCGACGATGACCTCGGCCTCTCGGCCGAAGCTCACAGCGAGCCCGACCCCACCCCGACGTGCGAGCGCCACCGCTGGGCCGATGTCCTCCGGCGCCGACCGCAGAAGCGTGAGGCGCGAGCAGTAGGCCGCGAACCTGGACGCGCGCAGGAGGCCAGTGCGCCAGTGGTCGGTCCGGACGATCGCCAGCAGCGGGTTGAGGACTGGGACTGCCGCTCGCACGACCTGCCCGTCGCCGATGTCGACCACACCAGGTGGCATCCGGCGCAGCGCCGCCCGGGTGGTCGCGTCCAGCGACCCCATCGGGACCGGCAGACCGGCCGGAAGTGTCATGAGCGTGTCGATGAGGTTCAGATCATGGAGTCCGGACAGCCCGTGGGCGGCCCTGCGTCCGCGCTCGTGGTCGTCTACCTGGCAGGCGAACCAGGCGCTGGTGTCGAAAACCCGGGCTCGTACCCAGGTCAACCCCGGCCTGGCCCAAGCGGGCAGGAGGGTTGGTTCCAGGTGCGACAGCGCGGAGTAAGCGTTCAACGATCCACCCCGGCTACCCCAATCCGCTCCGCGAGCACCCATCTTCTCGCACGGGCCCGTGTCCCGCGCGATCAGCGCACGACTCAGCCTAGCGGAGTTCTGTCTGGTGAAGGGCCAATGTGGACAGTAGTGTTAGTGGTCCAAGGACACGACGCCGCCGCGGGCTTCTTCGTTGCGGCGGGTTTTGCTCCAGCCGTTCTGGCCGCGGACCAGGCGGGTCACCGCGCGCCAGGACGTGATGTAGAAGGTGTAGATGTACACGGCGTAGGCCAGGCCGTACCCCAGTGATCGCAGCAGGCCCTTGCCCGGTTCGCACCGCCGCCGGTAGATCGGGCCCCAGATCACGAAGGGCAGCAGGCCGAACGCCCCGTAGGTCAGGAACAGCAGCCACGCGCCGCCGGTGAACCACGACCACACGGCGTCGAAGTCGGTGGCGGCTCGCGCGCCGAGCAGCAGGAACGGGATCGGGTAGATCAGCGTTCCCAGCAGCTGCATCCAGGGCTGCGCCAGGTAGTAGAGCATCTCCGCCGCGCCGAGCGTGGACAGGTGGGTGGAGTCGAAGATCCGGCGGACGTAGCGGCCGCACTGCATCGTGCCCTGGCCCCAGCGGGTGCGTTGGGCCAGGAACCGGCGCAGGCTGTAGAGGGCTTCCTGGTCCACGTGCGTGTCCATGGTGAACCCGGTCTTCCAGCCCGCGGTCAGCAGGTGCACCCCGAGTTCGAAGTCCTCGAGCAGCGCGCCCCGCCACGGCCCCAGCGCGTGGGTGATCGAGTCGAGCGCGGACAGGCGGGTGAACTGGCCGTTGCCGCCCATGGCGATGGTGCCGGTCTTGCCGCGCGACATCTGGATGGCGGCGATGGCGCTGCGGAACTCCAGGTCCTGCATGCGCACCATGGCCTGGCCGAACTTGCGGGACCAGTAGGACCCCTCCGGCGGGGCGGTTCCCCGGTTGCTCATCCGGACGTCGACCTGGACGGCCCCCACCTTCGGGTCGCCGAAGAGGTGGTCGGCGGCGCAGACGGACAGGCAGTTGGCGGCGGGGCGGCCGTCGGCGTCCACCACGATGATGACGGCGCGGTCGGTGTCGGCGTGCTTGCCCATCCAGCTCTTGAGCGCCCGGTACGCGGAGTTGAGGGCCGCGCCCTTGCCGGTGCGGGCGTTGGGCAGCCTGCGGCAGACCAGGTGCAGCAGCCGGTCACCGCCGTGGCGGGGGCCTTGGAGCGCCCGCACCACGCCGACGGTGTCGTCGCCGGAGTCGTCGTCGATCACCCAGACGTGGGCGTGCGGGAAGGTGCCGCGCAGGTAGCGCACGGTGGCCCCGATGACGGCTTGCTCGTCGCGGCAGGGGACGAAGAAGTGCCACTCCAACCGGTGCGGGTCACCGGGGGCCGCGCGCCGGTGCCGCAGGTACGGGACCACGATCAGGCACACGTAGGTCATGAACGCGACGCTCATCGTCAGCGCCAGCGCCTGGGTGAAGCCGAGCAGCAGCGCGAGGTTCACCGCGTGGCCTGCCAGACGAACAGCACGAGGGCGGCCGCGCCGCCGATCACGCTGACCATCGAGCCCAGGAACGTGTGCCCCCAGTAGTAGCCCTGGTCGGTGCCGAGCCAGTCGATCAGGCCGACCAGGGTCAGCACGCGCAGCTGGTTGACCGCGATGACCACGGCGGTCGCCACGGCCAGCGCGCCGAGGACCCGGCCCGCGATGCGACCGCGCAACGCGATCATCACCGCCGCGATCACCAGCAGCGGCAGCACCAGGAACGCCGAGGTGCACTCCGGACTCATCCGCAGCCCGAACGCGGTGTCGGACCCGAGTCCGAAGTAGACGGTCTGTCGCTCGGGGACCAGGAGGACCCCGGACGAGGTGGTGATCCGCAGGATCCCGCTCGCCAGCGCCATCTCCGCGGTCCGGTACAGCCGGTTGCCGATCACCAGCGCCACCGCGAGCGCCAGCAGCGGCACCGCGATGAGCTTGGTCGTGGATCGGGGCACCGGCAGCGAGTGGGCCTGCGCCACCGCTGCTCCTTCCTTGCCCGTGCGTCGTTCACCCGACGCTCGTGGAATTCCATCGGCCACCCCACCACCAGGGCTGCATCCGCGATCCGGGTGATGTCGCACCGGGAATGGATGCACCCAGCGTCAGCGGAAATCCGAAACCGGGTCGTGATCCACACGATCGGGTTGCTTCCGGCCAGATGTGTGCTCTTTGCCCCCGGTGCCGGCGATACGCCCACCGCAAGCCCCGGTCCCCACCGCACTCCCGTGCGGATCTCGTGGGCGGCGACTCTCGAATCCCTTTGGAGGAAACGGATGTATCAGCGTTGGCTTCGCCGCGCCTGTGCCACGGGCGTGATCGCCGCGGTGGCGGTGTTGGCGGGCGCCACCCCGGCCGCCGCCGCCCCCGGCGACGGGTCCGCGTACGTGGCGAGCTCCGAGCTCGCGCTGCTCGGCCAGACCACGGCGAAGGTCGGTCCGCTGGCTCCCAGCAGCACCGAGGGCGTCACCTCCGCCCAGCTGGCGAGCCTGGACGTGGACGGCGTGGCGACCGCGGGGCTGGTGACCAGCGCTGCGAGCCGCGATGACCACACCGGTGTCGTGCACGCGGAGGCCAGCCTGGCCGACGTCTCCGTGCTGCTCTCCGAACTCGGCGACGTCGGGGCGATCAACGTCGCGTGCGATGCCACGCAGGCGGGCGTCACCGGTTCCACCACGCTGGCCGGGGTGGAGCTCAGCGTGGCGGACGTGCCGGTGGAGCCCGCTCCCAACACGACCATCGGCGTGCCGGGGGTCGCGACCCTGGTGCTCAACGAGCAGATCCGCCACGCCGACGGCAGCCTCACCGTCAACGGGATCCACCTGCGACTCAACGCGCTGGTCGGTGAAGGCGACCTCGTCCTGGGCAGCGCCACCTGCGGTGTCGCCGCCCCGCCGATGCCGATGGCCTCCGGCGCGGGGCTCTGGGCGGGCCTCGCCCTCCTCGCGCTGGTGGCTGTACCCGTTGGTGTCACGGCAATCCGGCGCCGTCGCGTCGACACGGCGTGAGCGGGGGGCCACCATGTACCGAGCACCCACCGGAGGTGCCGTTGGCGGCAGCGCGGGTCTGGCGATGACCGGCGCCGACGTCGGCTGGTGGATCGCGCTTGGCGTCGCCCTGCTGATCACCGGCTTCCTGCTGCTGCACGTCAACCGCCGCCGCGCCAGACGCGTGGCGGACTGATCCGAAGTGGATCCCGGGCGCGCCCACCCTCCCCACCGGTCCCGGGATCCACTTCTCCCACCCCGAGGAACCCAGCATGCGCAACGAAGTCCTGATCCTGGTCGGCACCAGACCGGAGGCGGTCAAGGCCGCGCCGGTCGCGCTCGCCGCCGCCGCCGCCGATCCCGACCTCGCCCCCTATGTCGTCCACAGTGGACAGCACCCCGGCATGGTCGAACAGGCCCTCGCCCCGTTCGGCCTCGGCCCGGACGAGGTGATGGTCGTCGACCGCCCCGCGGGTGGTCAGGCCGAGCTGCTCGGCGGACTCCTGCCCCGGCTCGACGCGATCCTGGCTCGCCGCGACCCCGGTGTCCTCTTGGTGCAGGGCGACACCACTACGACTCTCGCGGGCGCTCTAGCCGCGTTCTGGCGCGGCATTCCCGTGGTGCACTTGGAAGCGGGTTTGCGCACCGGTGACCTCGCGGCACCCTTCCCCGAAGAGGCCAACCGGCAGATGGTCGCCAGGATTGCCGCGCTGCACCTGGCCCCCACCGAGGACGCCGCCGCCGCTCTGCGGGCCGAAGCCATCCCCGCCACCGCGATCGAGGTCACCGGCAACACCGTCGTCGACGCCGTGCACCACATCGCCGCGGTCGACCTCCCGGCCGCGAGCGCGCCCCTCGCTCGGCTGGAGCGCGACCTCGACGGCACCGGCGGCAGGCTGGTCCTGGTGACCGTGCACCGCAGGGAATCCTGGGGTGCGCCGCTGGCCGGGATCCTCGGCGCGGTCCGCACCCTGGCCGACCGGCACAGCGATGTCCGGGTCCTCCTGCCCGCCCACCCCAACCCGGAGGTGCGCGCCCAGGTCGCTTCCGCGCTCGGCGGTCACCCCGGCATCGTGGTCACCGATCCGCTCGACTACCCCGACCTCGTGCGCGCGCTGCGCCGGGCGGCCCTGGTGATCACCGATTCCGGTGGTATCCAGGAGGAAGCCCCCAGCTTCGGCGTCCCGGTCTTGGTCACCCGCGACGTCACCGAACGCATGGAGGCCGTCCGCGCGGGCTGCGCGCGCCTGGTCGGCACCGACCGCGGCACGCTGCTCGGGGAGGCCGAGCGGATCCTCGTCACCGGGCAGCGCGTGCCCGACACCGCCAACCCGTTCGGCGACGGGCGCGCCGCCGGACGGGTCTGCGCGGCGTTGAGCAGACTGCTCGCCGGTCAGCCGACCGTCGGCGTCCCGACGAGGGTGACGTTGGCGGCACGCAAACCCACGAGTGCTTTCTCGACGGTGGCCGCCGCGACCCCGGCGGTCAGCTCGAGCAGGACGGTGGTGGCGAACCCGGCCGTCGCCGCGTCGATGGCGGTCGCGCGCACGCAGTGATCGGTCGCGATCCCCACGACGTCCACCCGGTCGACCCCGCGCTCCCGGAGCCAATCGGCTAGCGACACCTCTGCGGGCCCTACGCCCTCGAACCCCGAGTAGGCCGCGGCGTAGGCGCCCTTGGAGAACACCGCCTCGATCGGCGCGACATCCAGCGCGGGGTGGAACGAGGCACCCGACGTGTCGACGACGCAGTGCACCGGCCAGCTGTCGACGTAGTCCGGGGAATCGCTGAAGTGCGCGCCCGGGTCGATGTGGAAGTCCCGGGTGGCGACCACGTGGTCGTAGTTCGACGACGCGACGTGCGCGGAGATCGCCGCGGCTACCGCGGCGCCGCCGGTCACGGCCAGCGACCCGCCCTCGCAGAAGTCGTTCTGCACGTCGACGACGATCAACGCGGACTTGCCCAAGTCGCTCATCACTGCTCCAGGTACACGGTGGGGATGGCGGGTTCGCCCGCGGACAGCTTCAGGCCCTCCCAGGGGAGGCTGACCAGTCCCTTGCGCACCCGGTTCCGGCTGTCCTCCAGCGTGGGCAGTTCGGCCACCTGTTGTCCACCGCGCATCAGGGGGATCTGCAGGAGCCGGTCGTGCTCGCCGAGTTCGGGGGCGGGCCCGTTGGCCGAGTAGACGACCTCTTCCAGCGCGGTGCCGGTCGGCTTGTGCCTGCGCAGCGCCGACTTCCGGCCGCCGCGCGACTCCTTGTGCGAGCTGCGCTTGGCCACCGGCCGCCCCTCCACCTCGACCAGCTTGTAGACCATCCCCGCGGTCGGGGCGCCGGAGCCGGTCACCACCGAGGTGCCCACCCCGTAGGCGTCCACCGGCTCGGCCCGCAGCGACGCGATCGCGTACTCGTCCAGATCACCGGACACCACGATCCTGGTCTCGGTGGCGCCTAGACCGTCGAGTTGTTCGCGGGCCTGCCTTGCGAGCACGCCCACGTCACCGGAGTCGATGCGGATCGCGCCGAGACCGGTCCCGGCGACCTCCACCGCGGTCGCGATGCCCTGCGTGATGTCGTAGGTGTCCACGAGCAGGGTCGTGCTGACCCCCAGCGCGGAGACCTGCGCGGCGAACGCGGCGCGCTCGTCGTCGTGCAGCAGCGTGAACGCGTGCGCACAGGTGCCCGACGTCGGGATGCTGTAGGCGCTGCCCGCGGCCAGGTTGGACGTCGTGGAGAACCCGGCGATGTAAGAGGCCCTGGCAGACGAGATCGCGGCGACCTCGTGCGTGCGCCTAGAGCCCATCTCGATGATGGGTCGCCCGTTCGCCGCCCCGGCCATCCGCGCCGCCGCGGACACGATCGCGCTGTCGTGGTTGAGGATCGACAGGACCACCGTCTCGAGGATCACGGCATCGGCGAAGCTGCCGGTCACGGTCA
It includes:
- a CDS encoding glycosyltransferase, with product MSVAFMTYVCLIVVPYLRHRRAAPGDPHRLEWHFFVPCRDEQAVIGATVRYLRGTFPHAHVWVIDDDSGDDTVGVVRALQGPRHGGDRLLHLVCRRLPNARTGKGAALNSAYRALKSWMGKHADTDRAVIIVVDADGRPAANCLSVCAADHLFGDPKVGAVQVDVRMSNRGTAPPEGSYWSRKFGQAMVRMQDLEFRSAIAAIQMSRGKTGTIAMGGNGQFTRLSALDSITHALGPWRGALLEDFELGVHLLTAGWKTGFTMDTHVDQEALYSLRRFLAQRTRWGQGTMQCGRYVRRIFDSTHLSTLGAAEMLYYLAQPWMQLLGTLIYPIPFLLLGARAATDFDAVWSWFTGGAWLLFLTYGAFGLLPFVIWGPIYRRRCEPGKGLLRSLGYGLAYAVYIYTFYITSWRAVTRLVRGQNGWSKTRRNEEARGGVVSLDH
- the xrtP gene encoding exosortase P, which produces MAQAHSLPVPRSTTKLIAVPLLALAVALVIGNRLYRTAEMALASGILRITTSSGVLLVPERQTVYFGLGSDTAFGLRMSPECTSAFLVLPLLVIAAVMIALRGRIAGRVLGALAVATAVVIAVNQLRVLTLVGLIDWLGTDQGYYWGHTFLGSMVSVIGGAAALVLFVWQATR
- a CDS encoding choice-of-anchor P family protein, coding for MYQRWLRRACATGVIAAVAVLAGATPAAAAPGDGSAYVASSELALLGQTTAKVGPLAPSSTEGVTSAQLASLDVDGVATAGLVTSAASRDDHTGVVHAEASLADVSVLLSELGDVGAINVACDATQAGVTGSTTLAGVELSVADVPVEPAPNTTIGVPGVATLVLNEQIRHADGSLTVNGIHLRLNALVGEGDLVLGSATCGVAAPPMPMASGAGLWAGLALLALVAVPVGVTAIRRRRVDTA
- a CDS encoding LPXTG cell wall anchor domain-containing protein: MYRAPTGGAVGGSAGLAMTGADVGWWIALGVALLITGFLLLHVNRRRARRVAD
- a CDS encoding isochorismatase family protein; amino-acid sequence: MSDLGKSALIVVDVQNDFCEGGSLAVTGGAAVAAAISAHVASSNYDHVVATRDFHIDPGAHFSDSPDYVDSWPVHCVVDTSGASFHPALDVAPIEAVFSKGAYAAAYSGFEGVGPAEVSLADWLRERGVDRVDVVGIATDHCVRATAIDAATAGFATTVLLELTAGVAAATVEKALVGLRAANVTLVGTPTVG
- a CDS encoding nicotinate phosphoribosyltransferase, which encodes MGERAGASGVGPVSTGLLTDHYELTMLAAALADGTAARGCVFEVFTRRLPDGRRYGVVGGTARVVEAITAFRFGEAELAHLRDNSVVDDTTLAWLADYRFSGDVDGYPEGELFFPGSPVLTVTGSFADAVILETVVLSILNHDSAIVSAAARMAGAANGRPIIEMGSRRTHEVAAISSARASYIAGFSTTSNLAAGSAYSIPTSGTCAHAFTLLHDDERAAFAAQVSALGVSTTLLVDTYDITQGIATAVEVAGTGLGAIRIDSGDVGVLARQAREQLDGLGATETRIVVSGDLDEYAIASLRAEPVDAYGVGTSVVTGSGAPTAGMVYKLVEVEGRPVAKRSSHKESRGGRKSALRRHKPTGTALEEVVYSANGPAPELGEHDRLLQIPLMRGGQQVAELPTLEDSRNRVRKGLVSLPWEGLKLSAGEPAIPTVYLEQ